One segment of Massilia sp. Se16.2.3 DNA contains the following:
- a CDS encoding two pore domain potassium channel family protein: MHLLHLFNRTRRHPSAILLMVQLLAMVLYPFVEHTAAGHVTLNAFGIVILTLTTNMVRRTPGLTRISVMLAVPIIALLIAQMLYDLPQLRAWSSGLEVIFYFYAAGSLIAYMLEDRHVTTDELFAAGATFTLLAWAFTHLYLLVQALAPGSYGAAVHPELPRTWSELNYLSFALLSSTGIGDVIPLTVHARSLASIEMFVGLMYLAAVVARLIGLTMQPNK, translated from the coding sequence ATGCACCTGCTACACCTGTTCAATCGCACCCGCCGCCATCCTTCCGCCATCCTCTTGATGGTGCAGTTGCTCGCGATGGTGCTGTACCCGTTTGTCGAGCACACGGCCGCCGGCCACGTGACCCTGAACGCCTTCGGCATCGTCATCCTGACGCTGACTACCAACATGGTACGGCGCACGCCCGGGCTGACGCGCATCAGCGTGATGCTGGCGGTGCCGATCATTGCCCTGCTGATCGCGCAGATGCTCTACGACCTGCCGCAGCTGCGCGCCTGGTCATCCGGACTGGAAGTGATCTTCTATTTCTATGCCGCCGGCTCGCTGATCGCCTACATGCTGGAAGACCGGCACGTGACCACCGACGAACTGTTCGCCGCCGGCGCCACCTTCACGCTGCTGGCCTGGGCCTTTACCCACCTCTACCTGCTGGTGCAGGCGCTGGCGCCTGGCTCCTACGGCGCCGCGGTGCACCCCGAGCTGCCGCGCACCTGGAGCGAACTGAATTACCTCAGCTTCGCACTGCTCTCGAGCACCGGCATCGGCGACGTCATCCCGCTTACCGTGCACGCGCGCTCGCTCGCCAGCATCGAGATGTTCGTCGGCCTGATGTATCTTGCCGCCGTGGTGGCGCGCCTGATCGGCCTGACGATGCAGCCGAATAAGTAA
- a CDS encoding EAL domain-containing protein, giving the protein MIRERSSTQEPLLHLAWSIDAEGLCEAPLAWCPGLLPDMAGMPLPAWLATVAVTDGPALARELDGVLARRQAFECQLEIACGDGRQRHGLITALPRQQDGGYACTLVDVTGRQVALDGATRDAATLRLMVDNATDLVAFCDLDGRYIDISSSFTRNLGWTREQLIGQPAIDFVHPDDHAHANDDMRRILAGEPRPDAIELRKRDTQGQYRALASKTRMVIDPVTGDCLGAVFVSRDITRENEMLRRLERMAEHNLTLIESIDDGFFSVNSSWEIVYANNRAAAFVGVDRDAALGKVVWDVAPGLAESVVGQNLVKAMASRESISFETFYEPVGVWVSERIYAHEEGLSVFFHDISDRVAREQQIRDSERRFRETIQITPAGYMLLNGDGIVEDINPALCQLSGYSREELVGKPVAAILVAGDASPALNVRCTGHRERALETVLLHRQGHHVVALVNQTVELDAQGEARSLTAFIIDITERKRAEARLEELATRDTLTGLPNRNWINRRVSSMLDQGQGGTTVFFIDLNRFKEVNDSMGHATGDRLLQQVGRRLQSCMRPGDVVARLGGDEFVVAASCMGREAATAIARRLLATMDMPFVADGMEMRVGASIGISLAGGEDTSTDELFQKADTAMYKAKAQGDGSFQFFEPEMSLEAKRRLQLEAALHRALEQNQFAVHYQPRVDLRSLRTLGVEALLRWDHPEFGRVAPLEFIPLAEERGQIETIGRWVLGAACRDVQQINEQFGLHLHVSVNVSARQLRSPDLIGHVRTALAESGLPAGALELELTESALIEDLDQSVEVLRGLKALGVRLSIDDFGTGYSSLSYLKRLPIDVLKLDRSFISDNPAGDGFVGALIDMAHVLDLSVVAEGIETDEVVETLREALCDEGQGYLFARPMPLAELEAFLVREYTGMPVGEE; this is encoded by the coding sequence ATGATCCGCGAACGCAGCTCGACCCAAGAACCGCTTCTTCACCTCGCATGGTCCATCGATGCCGAGGGCCTGTGCGAAGCGCCGCTGGCGTGGTGCCCGGGACTGCTGCCGGACATGGCGGGCATGCCGCTGCCTGCCTGGCTGGCAACGGTCGCCGTGACAGACGGTCCTGCGCTCGCGCGCGAACTCGATGGCGTGCTGGCGCGGCGGCAAGCCTTCGAATGCCAGCTCGAGATTGCCTGCGGCGATGGCCGCCAGCGGCACGGCCTGATCACGGCCCTGCCCCGGCAACAGGATGGCGGATACGCGTGCACGCTGGTGGACGTGACGGGACGACAGGTAGCGCTGGATGGAGCGACACGCGATGCGGCTACCCTGCGGCTCATGGTCGACAACGCGACCGACCTCGTGGCCTTCTGCGACCTGGACGGGCGTTACATCGACATTTCCTCGTCCTTCACACGCAACCTCGGCTGGACAAGGGAACAATTGATCGGGCAACCGGCGATCGATTTCGTGCATCCGGACGACCATGCCCATGCCAACGACGACATGCGGCGCATCCTGGCCGGCGAACCGCGGCCGGATGCGATCGAACTGCGCAAGCGCGACACGCAGGGCCAGTATCGCGCGCTGGCATCGAAGACGCGCATGGTGATCGATCCGGTGACGGGCGACTGCCTGGGCGCCGTGTTCGTGTCGCGCGATATCACGCGCGAAAACGAGATGCTGCGGCGCCTCGAGCGCATGGCCGAACACAACCTCACCCTGATCGAGAGCATCGACGACGGCTTTTTCTCCGTCAACTCGTCGTGGGAAATCGTGTATGCGAATAACCGCGCGGCAGCCTTCGTCGGTGTCGACCGCGACGCGGCGCTCGGCAAGGTCGTGTGGGACGTTGCCCCGGGCCTGGCCGAGTCGGTGGTCGGCCAGAACCTGGTCAAGGCCATGGCAAGCCGCGAAAGCATCAGCTTCGAAACCTTCTATGAACCGGTCGGTGTCTGGGTCAGCGAGCGCATCTATGCGCACGAAGAAGGCCTGTCGGTGTTTTTCCACGACATTTCCGATCGTGTGGCGCGCGAACAGCAGATCCGCGACAGCGAACGGCGCTTTCGCGAAACGATCCAGATCACGCCGGCCGGCTACATGCTCCTCAACGGCGACGGCATCGTCGAAGACATCAATCCGGCACTGTGCCAGCTCTCCGGCTACTCGCGCGAGGAACTGGTCGGCAAGCCCGTAGCGGCCATCCTGGTTGCCGGCGACGCCAGCCCGGCGCTCAACGTCCGCTGCACCGGTCATCGCGAACGTGCACTCGAGACCGTGCTCCTGCACCGCCAGGGCCACCATGTCGTCGCCCTGGTGAACCAGACCGTCGAGCTCGATGCGCAGGGCGAGGCACGGTCGCTGACAGCCTTCATCATCGACATTACCGAGCGCAAGCGCGCCGAGGCGCGGCTGGAAGAACTGGCCACGCGCGACACGCTGACGGGCCTGCCGAACCGGAACTGGATCAACCGCCGCGTATCGAGCATGCTCGACCAGGGCCAGGGTGGGACGACGGTGTTCTTCATCGACCTGAACCGCTTCAAGGAAGTCAACGATTCAATGGGCCACGCCACCGGCGACCGGCTGCTGCAACAGGTGGGCAGGCGCCTGCAATCGTGCATGCGGCCGGGCGACGTCGTGGCGCGGCTGGGCGGTGACGAATTCGTCGTGGCAGCGAGCTGCATGGGCCGCGAGGCCGCGACCGCCATTGCGCGGCGCCTGCTCGCCACGATGGATATGCCTTTCGTTGCGGACGGCATGGAAATGCGCGTGGGGGCGTCGATCGGCATCAGCCTGGCCGGGGGCGAGGACACGTCGACCGACGAGCTGTTCCAGAAGGCAGACACGGCCATGTACAAGGCCAAGGCGCAGGGCGACGGCTCCTTCCAGTTTTTTGAGCCGGAAATGAGCCTGGAGGCGAAGCGCCGCCTGCAGCTCGAGGCGGCACTGCACCGGGCGCTGGAGCAGAACCAGTTTGCGGTGCACTACCAGCCGCGCGTCGACCTGCGCTCGCTGCGCACGCTCGGCGTCGAAGCGCTGCTGCGCTGGGACCATCCCGAATTCGGCCGCGTGGCGCCGCTGGAATTCATCCCGCTGGCCGAGGAGCGCGGCCAGATCGAAACCATCGGCCGCTGGGTACTCGGCGCGGCCTGCCGCGACGTCCAGCAGATCAACGAGCAGTTCGGCCTGCACCTGCACGTTTCCGTCAACGTCTCGGCGCGCCAGTTGCGCTCGCCGGACCTGATCGGCCACGTGCGCACCGCACTGGCCGAATCCGGCTTGCCGGCAGGCGCACTGGAACTGGAATTGACGGAAAGCGCGCTGATCGAGGACCTCGACCAGTCGGTGGAAGTGCTCAGGGGCCTCAAAGCCTTGGGCGTGCGCCTCTCGATCGACGATTTCGGCACCGGCTACTCGAGCCTGTCCTACCTGAAACGCCTGCCCATCGACGTGCTGAAGCTGGACCGCTCCTTCATCTCCGACAACCCGGCCGGCGACGGTTTCGTGGGGGCGCTGATCGACATGGCCCACGTGCTCGACCTGTCCGTGGTGGCCGAAGGGATCGAAACCGACGAGGTGGTGGAGACCCTGCGCGAAGCCTTGTGCGACGAAGGCCAGGGCTACCTGTTCGCGCGGCCGATGCCGCTGGCCGAGCTGGAGGCATTCCTGGTGCGCGAGTACACCGGCATGCCGGTTGGCGAAGAGTAG
- a CDS encoding S8 family serine peptidase, which yields MVQKSKHALTTLKLCVAAIAAGVFCNAHAAAPDTTRVIVAFKPGSAAALKGVVKAARGSVKHEIFGTNAMAIEVPLVALKGLENNPNVEYIEPDVIRRPFALTSPSTGTPYTAGQLVPYGIKQVQADLLSDANVGNRKVCIIDSGYNRDHEDLTGNVVTGEYDAGTGWWYTDENHHGTHVAGTIAGVNNSGVGVVGVNPNKRLKLHIVKVFGADGWAYSSTLASAANKCGAAGANVISMSLGGGGSSTTERNAFDALQAKGVLNIAAAGNDGNTVVSYPAGYSSVMMVGAVDENKQWASFSQYNSKVEIAGPGVGVLSTVPMGSGSEGVLKVGTTTYVPGAMEGSPVKTATAALADFGIGDKVNTAVSGKVCLIARGTVDFATKVSNCQSSGGVGAVVYNNVAGAFGATLGTTVTSIPSVTATDVDGASMKTKLGQSATVGVKATNYAYFDGTSMATPHVSAVAALVWSYFPTCTGAQIRTSLTASAQDLGTAGRDTKYGYGLVQAKAAYDRIKSLGCGK from the coding sequence ATGGTTCAGAAATCGAAGCACGCCCTTACCACCCTCAAGCTGTGCGTGGCCGCCATCGCGGCCGGCGTGTTCTGCAATGCCCATGCCGCAGCACCGGACACCACCCGTGTCATCGTCGCCTTCAAGCCAGGCAGCGCCGCCGCCCTCAAAGGCGTGGTCAAGGCCGCCAGGGGTTCGGTCAAGCACGAAATCTTTGGCACGAACGCCATGGCCATTGAAGTGCCACTGGTTGCGCTGAAAGGCCTGGAAAACAACCCGAACGTGGAGTACATCGAGCCAGACGTGATCCGCCGTCCGTTCGCGCTGACCAGCCCGTCGACCGGCACGCCCTACACCGCGGGCCAACTGGTCCCTTACGGCATCAAGCAAGTCCAGGCCGACCTGCTGAGCGACGCCAACGTCGGCAACCGCAAGGTCTGCATCATCGACTCCGGCTACAACCGCGACCACGAAGACCTGACCGGCAACGTCGTCACCGGCGAATACGATGCCGGCACCGGCTGGTGGTACACCGACGAAAACCACCACGGCACCCACGTTGCCGGCACCATCGCCGGGGTCAACAACAGCGGCGTCGGCGTGGTCGGCGTCAACCCGAACAAGCGCCTGAAGCTGCATATCGTGAAGGTCTTCGGCGCCGACGGCTGGGCCTACTCGTCGACCCTGGCCTCGGCCGCCAACAAGTGCGGCGCGGCCGGCGCGAACGTGATCAGCATGTCGCTGGGCGGCGGCGGATCGAGCACCACCGAAAGGAATGCATTCGATGCGCTCCAGGCCAAGGGCGTGCTGAACATCGCCGCCGCAGGTAACGACGGCAACACCGTGGTGTCCTACCCGGCCGGCTACAGCAGCGTGATGATGGTTGGCGCCGTCGACGAGAACAAGCAGTGGGCGAGCTTCTCGCAGTACAACAGCAAGGTCGAAATCGCCGGTCCCGGCGTCGGCGTCCTGTCGACCGTGCCGATGGGCAGCGGCAGCGAAGGCGTGCTGAAAGTCGGCACCACCACCTACGTCCCGGGCGCGATGGAAGGCTCGCCGGTGAAGACCGCGACTGCTGCGCTGGCCGACTTCGGCATCGGCGACAAGGTCAACACGGCCGTTTCCGGCAAGGTCTGCCTGATCGCCCGCGGCACGGTCGACTTCGCGACCAAGGTCTCGAATTGCCAGAGCAGCGGCGGCGTCGGCGCGGTGGTGTACAACAACGTGGCCGGTGCCTTCGGCGCGACCCTCGGCACCACCGTGACCAGCATCCCGTCGGTCACCGCGACCGATGTCGATGGCGCATCGATGAAGACCAAGCTGGGCCAGAGCGCCACTGTCGGCGTGAAGGCAACCAACTATGCCTACTTCGATGGCACCTCGATGGCCACCCCGCACGTGTCGGCCGTCGCCGCACTGGTGTGGAGCTACTTCCCGACCTGCACGGGCGCGCAGATCCGTACCTCGCTGACCGCCAGCGCCCAGGACCTGGGCACCGCCGGCCGCGACACCAAGTACGGCTATGGCCTGGTGCAAGCCAAGGCTGCCTACGACCGTATCAAGTCGCTGGGCTGCGGTAAGTAA
- a CDS encoding S8 family serine peptidase, with translation MVQHFQHAPASLRLCLAAAAAALLCSSAHAADTTRVIVGFKPGAKMAMKSALGGAAATAARPIFGTDAVAMEVPRSAVRSLQDNPDVEFVEEDAKRYPFALATPSTGTPYATGQQVPYGVKLVQADQLSDAFAGNRKVCIIDSGFDRRHEDLIRNHVSGEYDEGTGWWYTDENNHGTHVAGTIAAVNNSGKGVVGVNPNSQLKLHIVKVFGADGWAYSSDLATAANKCKAAGANVVSMSLGGGTPTLTERRAFDGLAAASILSFAAAGNDGNTTVSYPAGYPSVVSVGALDENRQWASFSQYNSKVELAGPGVSVLSTVPMGRGLDTVLSVGATGYTSSSLTGAPIKVATAPLADFGIGDKLDPAMAGKICLIGRGSITFGLKVLNCQNSGGVGAVIYNNVPGAINGTLGEVVTTIASVSTTDTDGAALRTRLGQEATVGTKRSNYAYFNGTSMATPHVAAVAALVWSHFPTCSAAQIRASLDKSALDLGTAGRDPQYGFGLVQARAAYERIKSLGCGM, from the coding sequence ATGGTCCAACACTTCCAGCACGCACCGGCAAGCCTGCGCCTGTGCCTCGCCGCCGCCGCTGCCGCCCTCCTGTGCAGTTCCGCCCACGCCGCCGATACCACCCGTGTCATCGTCGGCTTCAAGCCTGGCGCGAAGATGGCGATGAAGAGCGCCCTCGGCGGCGCCGCGGCAACGGCCGCGCGCCCCATCTTCGGCACCGACGCCGTCGCCATGGAAGTGCCGCGCAGCGCGGTGCGCAGCCTGCAGGACAACCCCGACGTCGAGTTCGTGGAAGAAGACGCGAAGCGCTATCCCTTCGCCCTGGCGACGCCCTCGACCGGCACCCCGTATGCGACTGGCCAGCAGGTGCCCTACGGGGTCAAGCTGGTCCAGGCCGATCAACTGAGCGATGCGTTCGCCGGCAACCGCAAGGTCTGCATCATCGATTCCGGCTTCGACCGCCGCCACGAAGACCTCATCCGCAACCACGTCAGCGGCGAATACGACGAGGGCACCGGCTGGTGGTACACCGACGAAAACAACCACGGCACCCACGTGGCCGGCACCATCGCCGCCGTCAACAACAGCGGCAAGGGCGTGGTCGGCGTCAACCCCAACAGCCAGCTCAAGCTGCACATCGTGAAGGTCTTCGGCGCCGATGGCTGGGCCTATTCCTCGGACCTGGCCACGGCGGCCAACAAGTGCAAGGCGGCCGGCGCCAACGTGGTCAGCATGTCGCTGGGCGGCGGGACGCCAACCCTTACCGAACGGCGCGCCTTCGACGGCCTGGCCGCAGCCAGCATCCTCAGCTTCGCGGCTGCCGGCAACGATGGCAATACGACCGTGTCGTATCCGGCTGGCTACCCGAGCGTGGTGTCGGTCGGCGCGCTCGACGAAAACCGCCAATGGGCCAGCTTCTCGCAGTACAACAGCAAGGTCGAGCTGGCCGGTCCCGGCGTATCGGTGCTCTCCACCGTGCCGATGGGCCGCGGCCTGGACACGGTGCTGAGCGTGGGCGCCACGGGCTATACCTCGAGCAGCCTGACCGGCGCGCCGATCAAGGTGGCGACCGCGCCGCTGGCGGACTTCGGCATCGGCGACAAGCTCGACCCGGCCATGGCGGGCAAGATCTGCCTGATCGGGCGCGGCAGCATCACCTTCGGCCTGAAAGTCCTGAACTGCCAGAACAGCGGCGGCGTTGGCGCCGTCATCTACAACAACGTGCCGGGCGCGATCAACGGCACCCTGGGCGAGGTCGTCACCACCATTGCCTCGGTGAGCACCACCGATACCGACGGCGCGGCCTTGAGGACCCGGCTGGGCCAGGAGGCGACGGTAGGAACGAAGCGCAGCAACTACGCCTACTTCAACGGCACCTCGATGGCGACGCCGCATGTGGCGGCCGTGGCGGCACTGGTCTGGAGCCACTTCCCGACCTGTAGCGCGGCGCAGATCCGCGCGTCGCTGGACAAGAGCGCGCTCGACCTGGGCACGGCGGGGCGCGATCCGCAATACGGCTTCGGCCTGGTGCAGGCCAGGGCGGCCTACGAGCGCATCAAGTCGCTGGGCTGCGGCATGTAA
- a CDS encoding S8 family serine peptidase: MVQRFTRASQTLSLCLIAAATSIVCGTASAAPADTTRVIVSFKPGAKAAMKSLASTLQGTVKHEIFGANAVAMEVPRTALKGLENNPNVEFIEEDVKRYPLALATPSTGTPYATGQLVPYGIKMVQADQLSDSAAANRKVCIIDSGIDQKHEDLSGNNLTGEYDSGTGWWYTDENHHGTHVAGTIAGINNSGTGVVGVNPNKQLKLHIVKVFGADGWAYSSTLATAANKCKAAGANVVSMSLGGPTKSLTEQRAFDSLASAGILSIAAAGNDGNTKVSYPAGYTSVVSVGAVDENKAWATFSQYNSKVELAGPGVGVLSTVPMGAGQEAVLTVGSSTYAPGAMEGSPVKTATAPLADFGIGDKVNTAVSGKVCLIARGTVDFAVKVQNCQNSGGVGAVVYNNVAGAFGGTLGTTVTSIPSVTATDVEGTAMKSQLGQSATVGIKASNYAYYDGTSMATPHVSAVAALVWSYFPTCTAAQIRTSLGKSALDLGTAGRDTKYGFGLVQAKAAYDRIKSLGCGM; this comes from the coding sequence ATGGTTCAACGTTTCACTCGCGCTTCACAAACCCTCAGCCTGTGCCTGATCGCGGCTGCCACCAGCATCGTCTGCGGCACCGCCAGCGCGGCCCCGGCCGACACCACCCGCGTCATCGTCAGCTTCAAGCCGGGCGCCAAGGCGGCCATGAAGTCGCTGGCCTCGACCCTGCAAGGCACCGTGAAACATGAGATCTTCGGCGCCAACGCCGTCGCCATGGAAGTGCCGCGCACCGCGCTGAAAGGCCTGGAGAACAATCCGAACGTCGAATTCATCGAAGAAGACGTGAAGCGCTATCCGTTGGCCCTGGCGACGCCCTCCACCGGCACCCCCTACGCCACCGGCCAGCTGGTCCCCTACGGCATCAAGATGGTGCAGGCCGACCAGCTGAGCGACTCGGCCGCCGCGAACCGCAAGGTCTGCATCATCGATTCGGGCATCGACCAGAAGCACGAAGACCTGTCGGGCAACAACCTGACCGGCGAGTACGACTCCGGCACCGGCTGGTGGTACACCGACGAGAACCACCACGGCACCCACGTCGCCGGTACCATCGCCGGCATCAACAACAGCGGCACCGGCGTCGTCGGCGTCAACCCGAACAAGCAGCTGAAACTGCACATCGTGAAGGTGTTCGGTGCCGACGGCTGGGCCTATTCCTCGACCCTGGCCACCGCCGCCAACAAGTGCAAGGCGGCCGGTGCCAACGTGGTGTCGATGTCGCTGGGCGGCCCGACCAAGAGCCTGACCGAGCAGCGCGCCTTCGATTCGCTGGCCTCGGCCGGCATCCTCTCCATCGCCGCCGCCGGCAATGACGGCAATACCAAAGTCTCCTACCCGGCCGGCTACACCAGCGTGGTCTCGGTCGGCGCTGTCGACGAGAACAAGGCCTGGGCCACCTTCTCGCAGTACAACAGCAAGGTCGAGCTGGCCGGCCCTGGCGTCGGCGTGCTGTCGACCGTTCCAATGGGCGCGGGCCAGGAAGCCGTCCTGACGGTCGGCTCGAGCACCTACGCCCCGGGCGCCATGGAAGGCTCGCCGGTGAAGACCGCGACCGCGCCGCTGGCCGACTTCGGCATCGGCGACAAGGTCAACACCGCGGTCTCGGGCAAGGTCTGCCTGATCGCCCGCGGCACCGTCGACTTCGCGGTCAAGGTGCAGAACTGCCAGAACAGCGGCGGCGTCGGCGCCGTGGTGTACAACAACGTGGCAGGCGCATTCGGCGGCACGCTGGGCACCACGGTCACCAGCATCCCGTCGGTCACCGCCACCGACGTCGAGGGCACGGCCATGAAGTCCCAGCTGGGCCAGAGCGCCACCGTCGGCATCAAGGCATCGAACTACGCCTACTACGACGGCACCTCGATGGCGACGCCGCACGTGTCGGCCGTTGCTGCCCTGGTGTGGAGCTACTTCCCGACCTGTACCGCCGCCCAGATCCGTACCTCGCTCGGCAAGAGCGCGCTGGACCTCGGCACCGCCGGCCGCGACACCAAGTACGGCTTCGGCCTGGTCCAGGCGAAAGCCGCCTACGACCGCATCAAGTCGCTGGGCTGCGGCATGTAA
- a CDS encoding S-(hydroxymethyl)glutathione dehydrogenase/class III alcohol dehydrogenase: MKTKAAIAWKAGQPLSIEEVDLDGPRVGEVLVEVKATGICHTDYYTLSGADPEGLFPAILGHEGAGVVVDVGPGVTSVKKDDHVIPLYTPECRQCKFCLSQKTNLCQAIRSTQGRGLMPDATSRFSLDGQPLFHYMGTSTFSNYIVVPEIALAKVRSDAPFDKICYIGCGVTTGIGAVIFTAKVEAGANVVVFGLGGIGLNVIQAAKMVGADKIIGVDINPARESMARKFGMTHFVNPKEVQNVVDTIVQITDGGADYSFECIGNVNTMRQALECCHKGWGQSIIIGVAEAGAEISTRPFQLVTGREWKGSAFGGARGRTDVPKIVDWYMENKINIDDLITHHLPLERINEGFDLMKSGESIRSVVVY; this comes from the coding sequence ATGAAAACCAAGGCAGCGATTGCATGGAAGGCGGGCCAGCCCTTGAGTATCGAAGAAGTCGATCTCGACGGCCCGCGTGTCGGCGAGGTGCTCGTCGAAGTCAAGGCGACCGGCATCTGCCATACCGATTACTACACGCTCTCGGGTGCCGATCCGGAAGGCCTGTTTCCCGCCATCCTCGGCCATGAAGGCGCGGGCGTGGTGGTCGACGTCGGGCCGGGCGTGACCAGCGTGAAGAAGGACGACCACGTCATCCCCCTCTACACCCCGGAATGCCGCCAGTGCAAATTCTGCCTGTCGCAAAAGACCAACCTGTGCCAGGCGATCCGCTCCACGCAGGGCCGTGGCCTGATGCCGGACGCCACCTCGCGCTTTTCGCTGGACGGCCAGCCGCTGTTCCACTACATGGGCACCTCGACCTTCTCGAACTACATCGTGGTTCCCGAGATCGCGCTGGCCAAGGTGCGCTCCGACGCGCCCTTCGACAAGATCTGCTACATCGGTTGCGGCGTCACCACCGGCATCGGCGCCGTGATCTTCACGGCCAAGGTGGAGGCGGGTGCGAATGTCGTCGTGTTCGGCCTGGGCGGAATCGGCCTGAACGTGATCCAGGCAGCAAAAATGGTCGGTGCCGACAAGATCATCGGCGTCGACATCAACCCGGCGCGGGAAAGCATGGCGCGCAAGTTCGGCATGACCCATTTCGTCAACCCCAAGGAAGTGCAGAACGTGGTGGACACGATCGTCCAGATCACCGACGGCGGCGCCGACTATTCCTTTGAATGCATCGGCAACGTCAACACCATGCGCCAGGCGCTGGAATGCTGCCACAAGGGCTGGGGCCAGTCGATCATCATCGGCGTGGCCGAAGCGGGCGCCGAGATCTCGACCCGTCCGTTCCAGCTGGTGACGGGACGCGAGTGGAAGGGTTCCGCTTTCGGCGGCGCGCGCGGCCGCACCGACGTGCCGAAGATCGTCGACTGGTACATGGAAAACAAGATCAACATCGACGACCTGATCACCCACCACCTGCCGCTCGAGCGCATCAACGAGGGCTTCGACCTGATGAAGTCGGGTGAGTCGATCCGCTCCGTCGTGGTCTACTGA
- a CDS encoding antibiotic biosynthesis monooxygenase, whose translation MDIAAQLRPRLEEIDGFVSIERFQRLSDPAKVLSLSFFRDEEAVARWRRLDAHRAAQRAGRTELFAGYRLRIAHVVRDYGMHDREQVPPYSRAGGSG comes from the coding sequence CTGGACATTGCCGCCCAACTGAGACCTCGGCTGGAAGAAATCGACGGATTCGTATCGATCGAGCGCTTCCAGCGCCTGAGCGACCCTGCGAAAGTGCTGTCGCTCTCCTTCTTCCGCGACGAGGAGGCGGTCGCGCGCTGGCGCCGGCTGGACGCGCATCGCGCCGCGCAACGAGCAGGGCGCACCGAATTGTTCGCGGGCTACCGGCTGCGCATCGCCCATGTCGTGCGCGACTACGGGATGCACGACAGGGAACAGGTGCCGCCGTACAGCCGCGCAGGCGGGAGTGGATGA